The following are encoded in a window of Glandiceps talaboti chromosome 5, keGlaTala1.1, whole genome shotgun sequence genomic DNA:
- the LOC144435134 gene encoding uncharacterized protein LOC144435134 has translation MSPFIPFKILLFLVVMLFPSMLLMAPAKDCKGGKHTYAETRHREKRKEQHDTVTEQTAFKCGEVCGGECLYKLCYKGQIPAPSSCQCEDPTRTCCIDDPDQLDCDTCGGHCRTSCESLEIEAPGPCRCNGLQNKCCKKNPNILQCQDCDGTCRRHCKEGEIVLTEGCTCGDHGVCCIDDPRKLDCTGQCGGVCRKTCREGEVRGAGDCKCSGKSHCCVADPKDVKVPCDDIQKGICRHRHCKSEEEKAPEVLVCDGSTDTCCIDEDFEVTCENECQGMCRSKCKDRETQVSEDCTCAKGVCCVENPNILECNQACGGRCREVCSEEEGEIVASGDCKCFGKKGKCCIADPQRLECNQACGGRCRNKCHENDEIEANGNCKCGSNKKCCIDSPNILDCKKTCGGKCHAQCEAGTKEAVGPCRCRDKNEKCCIDDPNDIKCEKHYGGQCRSSCEKGFTKVSAACKCYGKGHVCCSDNLVELEKIKVKRAESAEWPVTGPPTTGPPTTQGYLNEGEI, from the exons ATGTCACCGTTTATACCTTTCAAAATCTTACTCTTCCTGGTAGTGATGCTCTTTCCCAGTATGCTGCTCATGGCACCAGCTAAG GACTGCAAAGGAGGCAAACACACTTACGCAGAAACAAGACACAGAGAGAAGAGGAAAGAACAGCATGACACAGTAACAg AACAAACAGCATTCAAGTGCGGAGAAGTTTGTGGAGGGGAATGTCTGTACAAATTATGCTATAAAGGACAGATACCTGCCCCAAGCAGCTGTCAATGTGAAGATCCGACCAGGACCTGTTGCATAG ATGATCCAGACCAATTGGACTGTGATACATGTGGAGGTCACTGTCGCACTTCGTGTGAATCACTTGAAATCGAAGCACCAGGACCATGTAGATGTAATGGGCttcaaaacaaatgttgtaAAA AAAATCCcaatatattacaatgtcaAGATTGCGATGGAACCTGCCGGCGTCATTGTAAAGAAGGTGAAATTGTTTTAACCGAGGGCTGTACGTGTGGAGACCACGGAGTATGCTGTATAG ATGACCCAAGAAAACTAGATTGTACAGGACAATGTGGAGGTGTCTGTCGGAAAACGTGTCGAGAAGGAGAAGTACGAGGAGCAGGAGACTGCAAGTGTTCGGGAAAAAGTCACTGTTGTGTCG CCGATCCAAAGGATGTCAAAGTTCCATGTGATGACATTCAGAAAGGAATATGTCGTCATAGACATTGCAAGAGTGAAGAAGAGAAAGCACCGGAAGTACTTGTATGTGATGGATCGACGGACACCTGTTGCATTG ATGAAGATTTCGAAGTCACTTGTGAAAATGAATGCCAGGGAATGTGTCGGAGCAAATGCAAAGATCGGGAAACACAAGTTTCAGAAGACTGCACATGTGCAAAAGGTGTTTGTTGTGTGG AAAATCCTAATATTCTTGAGTGTAATCAGGCATGTGGTGGTCGATGCCGTGAAGTGTGCAGTGAAGAAGAAGGCGAAATAGTAGCATCCGGAGATTGTAAATGTTTTGGTAAAAAAGGAAAATGTTGTATAG CGGATCCTCAACGGCTTGAATGTAACCAAGCTTGTGGTGGCAGATGTCGAAATAAATGCcatgaaaatgatgaaatagaAGCAAATGGAAATTGTAAATGTGGTAgtaataaaaaatgttgtatAG ATAGCCCTAATATTCTTGACTGCAAGAAAACATGTGGAGGCAAATGCCATGCACAGTGTGAAGCTGGTACAAAAGAAGCTGTCGGGCCATGCCGATGCcgtgataaaaatgaaaaatgttgtaTTG ATGATccaaatgacataaaatgtgaaaaacacTATGGTGGACAGTGTCGGTCATCATGTGAAAAAGGATTCACAAAAGTCTCAGCTGCTTGTAAATGTTATGGAAAGGGACACGTATGCTGTTCAG ATAATCTAGTAGAGTTggaaaaaattaaagtaaagagGGCGGAGTCTGCAGAATGGCCTGTCACTGGTCCCCCAACCACTGGCCCACCGACCACACAGGGATATCTGAATGAAGgcgaaatataa